One genomic segment of Natrononativus amylolyticus includes these proteins:
- a CDS encoding DUF3054 domain-containing protein → MELRSRTVWPARPRETLFLAVVDVGLIALLVVGGVIDHGGNPLAAPLSTVETILPFVLGWLALSPLAGAYRAGIGRDPARAARVAAVSWIAAANVGLILRSSPLFDGGSGWPFNLIMTGLGLLLLVGWRVGYAAVTDSR, encoded by the coding sequence ATGGAGTTGCGATCACGGACGGTCTGGCCCGCACGCCCGAGGGAGACGCTGTTTCTGGCTGTCGTCGACGTCGGACTGATTGCGCTACTGGTGGTCGGCGGGGTGATCGACCACGGCGGGAATCCCCTCGCCGCGCCGCTGTCGACGGTCGAGACGATCCTTCCGTTCGTCCTCGGCTGGCTCGCGCTGTCCCCTCTCGCGGGCGCCTACCGGGCGGGTATCGGGCGCGACCCCGCTCGAGCGGCCCGCGTCGCGGCCGTCAGCTGGATCGCGGCGGCGAACGTCGGGTTGATCCTGCGGTCGTCACCGCTGTTCGACGGCGGCAGCGGCTGGCCGTTCAACCTCATCATGACCGGGCTCGGCCTGCTTCTCCTGGTCGGCTGGCGAGTCGGATACGCCGCCGTCACCGACTCGAGGTAG
- a CDS encoding CDP-alcohol phosphatidyltransferase family protein, which translates to MTLDKLRPYVSGVLDPFVAGFDRIGMTPNGVSVLAFGMAIAAAVAFALGGRADPVWFAVGAALVFLNGWLDVIDGALAREQGVASAGGDLLDHVLDRYADIVVIAGLAAGIGDYLLGFLAVTGVVMTSYLGTQAQAVGLDRVYGGLVGRADRLAIIGVVGFLAFPFSGTYAGFTLVGWLLVFLAVIGHVTAAQRFFYAWAALD; encoded by the coding sequence ATGACCCTGGACAAGCTCAGACCGTACGTCTCGGGCGTTCTCGACCCGTTCGTGGCGGGATTTGACCGGATCGGCATGACCCCCAACGGCGTGAGCGTCCTCGCGTTCGGGATGGCGATCGCCGCGGCGGTCGCGTTCGCCCTCGGCGGGCGGGCTGATCCGGTCTGGTTCGCCGTCGGCGCGGCGCTCGTTTTCTTGAACGGCTGGCTCGACGTCATCGACGGCGCGCTCGCCCGCGAGCAGGGGGTCGCCTCGGCCGGCGGCGACCTGCTCGATCACGTCCTCGACCGGTACGCCGACATCGTCGTCATCGCGGGGCTCGCGGCGGGGATCGGCGACTACCTGCTCGGCTTTCTCGCCGTCACGGGCGTCGTGATGACCTCCTACCTCGGCACCCAGGCCCAGGCGGTCGGCCTCGATCGGGTCTACGGCGGGCTCGTCGGCCGGGCCGACCGGCTGGCGATCATCGGCGTCGTCGGCTTTCTGGCGTTTCCCTTCTCGGGAACGTACGCCGGCTTCACGCTGGTCGGCTGGCTGCTCGTCTTCCTCGCGGTGATCGGCCACGTCACCGCCGCGCAGCGCTTTTTCTACGCCTGGGCCGCCCTCGACTGA
- the hisC gene encoding histidinol-phosphate transaminase, which translates to MKPRDLSDHVAYQAGRGIEEVARELGRDPSEFVKLASNENPHGPAPAAVTELREAAPGVSSYPKSTHADLTAAIADRWDVDSEQVWLANGGDGALDYLSRATIEPDDRVLVPTPGFAYYGMSARFHHGEVAEYELSREDDFAQTADAVLSAHDGERIVYLTSPHNPSGSTIPLPEIETIARETDEETLVVVDEAYGEFADVDSAVSVLEGRNGFESRDDVAVVRTFSKAYGLAGLRLGYAVVPDEWADAYARVNTPFAASELACRAGLAALGDREHVERTVETAAASRAVMREEIESYVWPSEGNFVLVAVGDAAAVAGAMQERGVIVRDCSSFGLPGCVRITCGTEAETERAVDTLNAVLADGIGSPTADGDSARGVSET; encoded by the coding sequence ATGAAACCGCGCGATCTGTCCGATCACGTCGCCTACCAGGCGGGTCGGGGTATCGAGGAAGTCGCCCGCGAACTCGGACGCGACCCCTCGGAGTTCGTCAAACTCGCCTCGAACGAGAACCCGCACGGGCCGGCCCCGGCGGCGGTGACCGAGCTCCGGGAGGCCGCCCCGGGCGTCAGTTCGTATCCGAAGTCGACCCACGCTGACCTCACGGCCGCCATCGCCGACCGCTGGGACGTCGACTCCGAACAGGTGTGGCTCGCAAACGGCGGCGACGGCGCGCTCGACTACCTCTCGCGGGCGACGATCGAGCCCGACGACCGGGTGCTCGTTCCGACGCCGGGATTCGCCTACTACGGAATGAGCGCCCGCTTTCACCACGGCGAGGTCGCCGAGTACGAGCTCTCCCGCGAGGACGACTTCGCCCAGACCGCCGACGCGGTGCTCTCCGCCCACGACGGCGAGCGGATCGTCTACCTCACAAGTCCGCACAACCCGTCGGGGTCGACGATTCCGCTTCCCGAGATCGAGACGATCGCCCGCGAGACCGACGAGGAAACCCTGGTCGTCGTCGACGAGGCCTACGGCGAGTTCGCCGACGTCGACAGCGCCGTCTCGGTGCTCGAGGGGCGAAACGGCTTCGAGTCTCGAGACGACGTCGCCGTCGTCCGGACGTTCTCGAAGGCCTACGGCCTCGCCGGCCTTAGGCTAGGGTACGCTGTCGTTCCCGACGAGTGGGCCGACGCCTACGCGCGGGTGAACACCCCCTTCGCTGCGAGCGAACTCGCCTGCCGGGCGGGCCTGGCGGCGCTCGGAGACCGCGAACACGTCGAGCGAACCGTCGAGACCGCGGCCGCCTCGCGGGCGGTCATGCGCGAGGAGATCGAGAGTTACGTCTGGCCGAGCGAGGGGAACTTCGTCCTCGTCGCCGTCGGCGACGCCGCCGCGGTGGCCGGGGCGATGCAAGAGCGGGGCGTCATCGTCCGCGACTGCTCGAGCTTCGGCCTCCCCGGCTGCGTGCGAATCACCTGCGGCACCGAGGCCGAGACGGAGCGCGCCGTCGACACGCTGAACGCGGTGCTGGCCGACGGCATCGGTTCGCCAACGGCGGACGGCGACTCCGCTCGGGGGGTGTCCGAGACGTGA
- a CDS encoding multiprotein bridging factor aMBF1 has product MVQCEMCGAETSSPKTIKVEGAQLDVCSNCTDFGTEVKQSSGSSTSTKYSTDSSSSGGSSSSTTTGSRGSSSSGGSSRRSDMFDDMDEIVTDYDDRIRNAREERDLSQSDLANELNEKASLIRKLERGDTLPSDRVQSKLERFLEIDLTGGGSSGDTEWEGGSSTGSYTLGDVVKRKD; this is encoded by the coding sequence ATGGTTCAGTGCGAGATGTGTGGCGCCGAGACGTCGTCCCCGAAGACCATCAAGGTCGAGGGCGCGCAACTGGATGTCTGTTCGAACTGTACCGACTTCGGCACGGAAGTCAAACAGTCCTCGGGCTCTAGCACCTCCACGAAGTACTCGACGGATTCGTCGAGTTCGGGCGGCTCCTCGAGTTCCACCACGACGGGGTCGCGGGGTTCGTCGAGTTCGGGCGGCTCGAGCCGCCGCTCGGACATGTTCGACGACATGGACGAGATCGTCACCGACTACGACGACCGGATCCGCAACGCCCGCGAGGAGCGCGACCTCAGCCAGTCAGACCTCGCCAACGAACTCAACGAGAAGGCGAGCCTGATCCGCAAGCTCGAGCGCGGCGACACCCTCCCGAGCGACCGGGTGCAGTCGAAACTCGAGCGGTTCCTCGAGATCGATCTTACCGGCGGCGGCTCGAGCGGGGACACCGAGTGGGAGGGTGGGTCCTCGACGGGCAGCTACACGCTCGGTGACGTCGTCAAGCGCAAGGACTGA
- a CDS encoding adenylate kinase family protein, giving the protein MRLAVTGTPGTGKTTATGELESRPGFDLEVVHLNELVEDDGLYTEIDPERDSKVADLEALDERLAGREDVLIESHLAHHLAADRVAVLRCAPEALEARLLERGASEPKARENAESEALDVILAEAVEGHGLESVYEIDTTDLEPEAVADALEAVVTGEREPAAGEVDFVGYLR; this is encoded by the coding sequence GTGAGGCTCGCCGTCACCGGCACGCCCGGCACCGGGAAGACGACCGCGACGGGCGAACTCGAGTCCCGGCCCGGATTCGACCTCGAGGTCGTCCACCTGAACGAACTCGTCGAGGACGACGGACTCTACACCGAGATCGATCCGGAGCGCGACAGCAAGGTGGCCGACCTCGAGGCCCTCGACGAGCGGCTCGCGGGCCGGGAGGACGTCCTGATCGAATCGCACCTCGCACACCACCTCGCGGCCGACCGGGTCGCCGTCCTCCGGTGTGCCCCCGAGGCGCTCGAGGCGAGGCTGCTCGAGCGGGGAGCGAGCGAGCCAAAAGCCCGCGAAAATGCAGAGAGCGAGGCGCTCGACGTGATCCTCGCCGAAGCGGTCGAGGGACACGGCCTCGAGTCGGTGTACGAGATCGACACCACGGATCTCGAGCCCGAAGCAGTCGCGGACGCACTCGAGGCGGTCGTCACGGGCGAGCGCGAACCCGCCGCGGGCGAGGTCGACTTCGTGGGGTACCTGCGATGA
- a CDS encoding J domain-containing protein: protein MAVADERRERCDGCGRTVSLETLTAVAMPGGEHVACCPTCEPHARAAARRSDSLDQRRGSCDGCTADVLRDRLEDAVLPDGTVVSCCPSCLEEVPGASETGTDGASGDGRRAADGRKRLCSQCREWVFTERFRVRLVDGRTEKLCGDCKTAAERDGVITDVKMRAGEARDVLGVDADASDEEIREAFHREVKSAHPDRKSGSRAAFSLVTEAYDRLTEPR, encoded by the coding sequence ATGGCTGTGGCCGACGAGCGACGCGAGAGGTGCGACGGTTGCGGGCGAACCGTCTCTCTCGAGACCCTCACGGCGGTAGCGATGCCCGGCGGCGAGCACGTCGCTTGCTGTCCGACCTGCGAACCGCACGCTCGAGCGGCCGCGCGGCGCTCCGACTCGCTCGACCAGCGCCGAGGGTCCTGTGACGGCTGCACCGCCGACGTGCTCCGGGACCGACTCGAGGACGCCGTTCTCCCGGACGGCACCGTCGTCTCCTGCTGTCCGTCCTGTCTCGAGGAGGTGCCGGGGGCGTCCGAAACGGGGACCGACGGTGCTTCCGGTGACGGCCGACGGGCGGCCGACGGCCGGAAACGCCTGTGTAGCCAGTGTCGCGAGTGGGTGTTCACGGAACGGTTTCGCGTTCGGCTGGTCGACGGGCGAACCGAGAAGCTCTGTGGCGACTGCAAGACGGCCGCCGAGCGGGACGGGGTGATAACCGACGTCAAGATGCGCGCCGGCGAGGCGCGGGACGTTCTCGGCGTCGACGCCGACGCGAGCGACGAGGAGATCCGCGAGGCGTTCCACCGCGAGGTCAAGAGCGCCCACCCCGACCGAAAAAGCGGCAGCCGAGCCGCGTTCTCGCTCGTCACCGAGGCGTACGATCGGCTGACCGAGCCCCGGTGA
- the ligA gene encoding ATP-dependent DNA ligase LigA yields the protein MEFATFAARAGEIDAEDADLEIVDLVSDLLVAAGDAPAGDRDELEIVSRFVQGRVFPAWEQTTLDIGPSACYEAIARAAGRNVTAADVEDRLAEVGEIGAVAASYEFGGQRGLGAFGAGNGVDDLTVAEVADTLEAVAAAEGAGSQDRKVDLLFGLFNRCESEEARYLARLVLSEMRIGVGEGTVRDAVADAFGVPAEDVERALQVSNDYGRVARVAREAGLEGLAEMDLEVGRPVQAMLAQAGTVTDALADWETAAVEWKYDGARVQLHHDPTGETRLFSRNMEDVTNALPEIVEFAEETLETTAILDGEVVAVDDGGEPLPFQNVLRRFRRKHDVARAREDVTVRPAFFDCLHADGEDYLERPLTERHDRLEALLADGETAPEAVEGLSLLWLTDDADEIEAIDADALEAGHEGIMLKDPGSTYSPGRRGKHWRKRKPDVETLDCVVTGAEWGEGRRATYLGTFELSVRTDDGFEPVGKVATGITDERLAELTELLEPHILAQDGQEVDLEPAVVFEVGYEEIQRSPTYSSGFALRFPRFLAVRDDKEPADADSLERVRTLRS from the coding sequence ATGGAGTTCGCCACGTTCGCCGCCCGCGCCGGAGAGATCGACGCCGAAGACGCCGACCTCGAGATCGTCGACCTGGTCAGCGACCTGCTCGTGGCGGCGGGAGACGCGCCCGCGGGCGACCGGGACGAACTCGAGATCGTCTCCCGGTTCGTCCAGGGACGGGTGTTTCCGGCGTGGGAGCAGACGACGCTCGATATCGGTCCGAGCGCGTGCTACGAGGCGATCGCTCGAGCGGCCGGACGGAACGTAACGGCCGCGGACGTCGAGGACCGTCTCGCCGAGGTCGGCGAGATCGGGGCGGTCGCGGCCAGCTACGAGTTCGGCGGCCAGCGCGGCCTCGGCGCGTTCGGCGCGGGTAACGGCGTCGACGATCTCACCGTCGCCGAGGTCGCCGACACGCTCGAGGCGGTCGCCGCTGCGGAGGGGGCGGGCAGCCAGGATCGGAAGGTCGACCTCCTCTTCGGGCTGTTCAACCGGTGTGAGAGCGAGGAAGCCCGCTACCTCGCCCGGCTCGTCCTCTCGGAGATGCGAATCGGCGTCGGCGAGGGGACGGTTCGGGACGCGGTCGCGGACGCTTTCGGCGTTCCCGCCGAAGACGTCGAACGCGCACTGCAGGTGTCGAACGATTACGGGCGCGTCGCTCGAGTCGCGCGCGAGGCGGGGCTCGAGGGGCTCGCCGAAATGGACCTCGAGGTCGGACGGCCGGTACAGGCGATGCTCGCCCAGGCGGGAACCGTCACCGACGCGCTCGCCGACTGGGAAACGGCCGCCGTGGAGTGGAAGTACGACGGCGCCCGAGTCCAGTTACACCACGATCCGACGGGGGAGACGCGGCTCTTCTCGCGGAACATGGAGGACGTTACGAACGCCCTTCCGGAGATCGTCGAGTTCGCCGAGGAGACCCTCGAGACGACGGCGATTCTCGACGGCGAAGTGGTCGCGGTTGACGACGGCGGCGAGCCCCTGCCGTTTCAGAACGTGCTGCGCCGGTTCCGGCGGAAACACGACGTCGCCAGGGCCCGCGAGGACGTCACCGTCCGGCCGGCCTTCTTCGACTGCCTGCACGCCGACGGCGAGGACTACCTCGAGCGGCCGCTGACCGAGCGCCACGACCGCCTCGAGGCGCTGCTCGCTGACGGCGAGACGGCCCCGGAGGCGGTCGAGGGCCTCTCGTTGCTCTGGCTCACCGACGACGCCGACGAGATCGAGGCGATCGACGCGGACGCGCTCGAGGCCGGCCACGAGGGGATCATGCTCAAAGACCCCGGCTCGACGTACTCGCCGGGTCGGCGCGGCAAGCACTGGCGCAAGCGCAAACCCGACGTCGAAACCCTCGACTGCGTCGTGACGGGCGCGGAGTGGGGCGAGGGGCGCCGCGCAACGTACCTCGGCACCTTCGAGCTCTCGGTGCGAACCGACGACGGGTTCGAACCGGTCGGCAAGGTCGCCACCGGGATCACCGACGAGCGGCTGGCAGAGCTGACGGAGCTGCTCGAGCCGCACATTTTGGCCCAGGACGGCCAGGAGGTCGACCTCGAGCCGGCGGTCGTCTTCGAGGTCGGCTACGAGGAGATCCAGCGCTCGCCCACCTACAGTTCGGGTTTCGCCCTGCGGTTCCCGCGATTTCTCGCGGTCCGAGACGACAAGGAGCCGGCGGATGCGGACAGCCTCGAGCGCGTCCGGACGCTGCGGTCGTAG
- the tpiA gene encoding triose-phosphate isomerase, whose product MFVLVNLKTYPCDPIAVAEAARDVDETADARIAVAPQAVHLEAVADTGVETWAQHVDPIEYGSNTGHTLAESVAEAGAIGTLINHSERRLKLADVDGAVEAADRAGLETVVCANNPAQIGAAAALGPDSVAVEPPELIGTGTPVSQADPDVVEDAVAAAEGVDDGVSVLCGAGISTGDDVTAARELGSEGVLLASGVAKADDPKAALEDLVADL is encoded by the coding sequence ATGTTCGTCCTCGTCAACCTGAAGACGTACCCGTGCGATCCGATCGCCGTCGCCGAGGCAGCCCGCGACGTCGACGAGACCGCAGACGCCCGCATCGCGGTCGCCCCGCAGGCGGTCCACCTCGAGGCCGTCGCCGATACGGGCGTCGAGACCTGGGCCCAGCACGTCGATCCGATCGAGTACGGCAGCAACACCGGCCACACGCTCGCCGAATCGGTGGCCGAAGCGGGCGCGATCGGGACGTTGATCAACCATTCCGAGCGCCGGCTGAAGCTCGCCGACGTCGACGGCGCCGTCGAGGCGGCCGATCGGGCCGGCCTCGAGACGGTCGTCTGCGCGAACAACCCCGCCCAGATCGGTGCTGCGGCGGCGCTCGGCCCCGATTCGGTCGCCGTCGAGCCGCCGGAACTCATCGGCACCGGAACGCCGGTGAGTCAGGCCGATCCCGACGTCGTCGAGGACGCGGTCGCGGCCGCCGAAGGCGTCGACGACGGCGTCTCCGTCCTCTGTGGCGCGGGGATCAGCACGGGCGACGACGTCACCGCCGCCCGGGAACTCGGCAGCGAGGGCGTTCTGCTGGCCAGCGGCGTCGCGAAGGCCGACGACCCGAAGGCAGCCCTCGAGGATCTCGTCGCCGATCTCTGA
- the cofD gene encoding 2-phospho-L-lactate transferase, with protein MVTFLSGGTGTPKLLDGVEVAFSPAETTVVANTGDDLELGGLFVSPDVDTLLFQGGEVLDRERWWGIEEDTHRTNAALMEIAERAGLPGGPQYLPDDRQTAGRELSRWRRFSGIAEFMTIGDRDRAVHITRTSLLDAGHSLSEATRRLADGFGLSVDLLPMSDDPVASLVHTPEGMMHFQEYWVGHRGEPTVESVEFRGSSDAEPAPGVLEALSDTVVIGPSNPVTSIGPMLSMPAFEDALEETTVVAVSPFVGADPFSGPVAALMAAVGAEPSTAGLADAYPFADAFVIDERDDTEFDRPTVRTDIRIDGSEDAARVVRAVTDALDLV; from the coding sequence ATGGTTACGTTTCTCTCGGGGGGGACCGGCACGCCGAAGCTGCTAGACGGGGTGGAGGTCGCGTTTTCGCCGGCGGAGACGACGGTCGTCGCGAACACCGGCGACGACCTCGAACTCGGCGGGTTGTTCGTCTCGCCCGACGTCGACACGCTGCTGTTCCAGGGCGGCGAGGTTCTCGACCGCGAGCGGTGGTGGGGGATCGAGGAGGATACCCATCGGACGAACGCGGCACTGATGGAGATCGCCGAGCGGGCCGGCCTTCCCGGGGGTCCGCAGTACCTCCCCGACGACCGACAGACCGCTGGCCGCGAACTCTCGCGCTGGCGGCGGTTCTCGGGGATCGCGGAGTTCATGACGATCGGCGACCGGGACCGGGCGGTCCACATCACGCGAACGAGCCTGCTCGACGCGGGTCACAGCCTCTCGGAGGCGACCCGCCGACTCGCCGACGGCTTCGGGCTGTCGGTCGACCTCCTGCCGATGAGCGACGATCCCGTCGCCAGCCTCGTCCACACGCCCGAGGGGATGATGCACTTCCAGGAGTACTGGGTCGGCCACCGCGGCGAGCCCACCGTCGAGAGCGTCGAGTTCCGCGGGTCGTCGGACGCTGAGCCCGCTCCGGGCGTGCTCGAGGCGCTGTCGGACACCGTCGTTATCGGCCCCTCGAACCCCGTCACGAGCATCGGCCCGATGCTGTCGATGCCCGCGTTCGAAGACGCGCTCGAGGAAACGACGGTCGTCGCCGTCTCGCCGTTCGTCGGGGCGGACCCGTTCTCCGGTCCGGTCGCCGCCCTCATGGCTGCCGTCGGCGCCGAGCCGAGCACGGCGGGACTCGCGGACGCCTACCCGTTCGCCGACGCGTTCGTGATCGACGAGCGCGACGACACCGAGTTCGACCGCCCGACGGTACGAACGGATATCAGGATCGACGGCAGCGAAGACGCCGCTCGAGTCGTCCGCGCCGTCACCGACGCCCTCGACCTCGTCTGA
- a CDS encoding toll/interleukin-1 receptor domain-containing protein, whose amino-acid sequence MAGEHVFVSHAQRDLEFVQELFSTVKNFPFGVHIALEEADSERARRRLEGRIANSDVLVAVLTEHAATSSWVDQEVGYALAKGIPVVPVYDDPSLRGGFLADHEGVEIDRADVTRTIFELLSALRRELAPLGALSVPDWYVRFPCTVPDCGHPVTLTLEETQSKLRKRSEHGQLLETACEVCDSTYAFEPSTIGFVRRTGGPA is encoded by the coding sequence ATGGCCGGAGAGCACGTCTTCGTCTCCCACGCCCAGCGCGACCTCGAGTTCGTCCAGGAGCTGTTCTCGACGGTCAAGAACTTCCCGTTCGGCGTCCACATCGCCCTCGAGGAGGCCGACTCCGAGCGCGCACGCAGGCGTCTCGAGGGGCGAATCGCCAACAGCGACGTGCTGGTCGCGGTCCTGACCGAGCACGCGGCGACCAGCAGCTGGGTCGACCAGGAGGTCGGCTACGCGCTGGCGAAGGGCATTCCGGTGGTGCCGGTGTACGACGACCCGTCGCTTCGGGGCGGCTTTCTCGCCGACCACGAGGGCGTCGAGATCGACCGCGCGGACGTCACGCGGACGATCTTCGAGCTGCTCTCGGCGCTGCGACGGGAACTCGCGCCGCTCGGCGCGCTCTCGGTTCCCGACTGGTACGTCCGGTTCCCGTGTACCGTCCCGGACTGTGGCCACCCCGTCACGCTCACGCTGGAAGAGACCCAGTCGAAACTCCGGAAACGCTCCGAACACGGGCAGCTGCTCGAGACGGCCTGTGAGGTCTGTGATTCGACGTACGCCTTCGAGCCGTCGACGATCGGGTTCGTCCGCCGGACGGGCGGACCCGCGTAG
- a CDS encoding zinc ribbon domain-containing protein, giving the protein MSPAITAVGAYAPRFRISAEAFREAWGQFQASGISEKAVPAADEDALTMAYEAGRRALEAADLEGEGVDWLAFASSRPPLAEEDLSARLRAMLAVPRTATDHVFTGSTRAGTRALWAGMDALEAARAERVLVVAADAPRGEPDDGVDHAAGAGAAAFVLERDGPATITDRAEYGAPYPGTRFRESGRETTEGLGVTGYDRAAFTETIGGAVAGLEADPDPDAAAIQAPDGKLPYRAAGAAGVSTDAIQASATVHDLGDLGAASVPVTLARALADGHRSVLAVSHGSGAGADALVVERSDEVSASVDLEVGDSLSYAEYLRQRGVITSGPPAGGGAYVSLPSWKRSLPQRYRLEAGRCPDCGSLAFPPEGACPDCGSLTEYESTPLSRTGTLEAATTISQGGAPPEFAPLQSRAGDYAAVIVAFGAANGDGVARVPAMGTDAAPEAFGAGAPVEATIRRLYTQEGVTRYGFKVRPVSE; this is encoded by the coding sequence ATGAGCCCCGCAATTACCGCCGTCGGCGCCTACGCGCCGCGGTTTCGGATCTCCGCCGAGGCATTCCGGGAGGCGTGGGGCCAGTTTCAGGCGTCCGGTATCTCGGAGAAGGCCGTCCCCGCGGCGGACGAGGACGCCCTGACGATGGCCTACGAGGCGGGCCGGCGAGCGCTCGAGGCCGCCGACCTCGAGGGTGAGGGCGTCGACTGGCTCGCGTTTGCCAGCTCGCGGCCGCCGCTGGCCGAGGAGGACCTCTCCGCGCGACTCCGCGCGATGCTCGCGGTTCCGAGGACGGCGACGGATCACGTCTTCACCGGCAGCACCCGCGCCGGAACGCGGGCGCTCTGGGCGGGGATGGACGCCCTCGAAGCAGCCCGCGCAGAACGGGTCCTCGTCGTCGCGGCGGACGCCCCGCGGGGCGAGCCGGACGACGGGGTCGACCACGCGGCGGGCGCGGGCGCCGCCGCGTTCGTCCTCGAGCGCGATGGCCCCGCGACGATCACTGACCGTGCAGAGTACGGCGCGCCCTATCCCGGTACCCGGTTCCGAGAATCCGGACGCGAGACCACCGAAGGACTCGGCGTCACCGGCTACGACCGGGCCGCGTTCACGGAGACGATCGGCGGCGCGGTGGCGGGACTCGAGGCCGATCCCGATCCCGACGCGGCTGCGATCCAGGCCCCCGACGGAAAACTCCCCTACCGGGCGGCCGGCGCCGCCGGCGTCTCGACGGACGCGATCCAGGCGAGCGCGACGGTCCACGACCTCGGCGACCTCGGGGCTGCGAGCGTTCCCGTCACGCTCGCGCGGGCGCTTGCCGACGGCCATCGGTCGGTGCTCGCGGTTTCCCACGGGAGCGGCGCCGGCGCGGACGCGCTCGTCGTCGAGCGATCGGATGAAGTCTCCGCGAGCGTCGACCTCGAGGTCGGCGACTCGCTTTCCTACGCCGAGTACCTCCGCCAGCGGGGAGTCATCACCTCGGGGCCGCCGGCCGGCGGCGGCGCGTACGTCAGCCTCCCCTCCTGGAAGCGGTCGCTCCCCCAGCGCTACCGGCTCGAGGCGGGCCGGTGTCCCGACTGCGGCTCGCTCGCGTTCCCGCCGGAGGGTGCCTGCCCGGACTGCGGCTCGCTCACGGAGTACGAGTCGACTCCGCTCTCGAGGACGGGAACGCTCGAGGCGGCGACGACCATCTCCCAGGGCGGCGCGCCGCCGGAGTTCGCCCCGCTGCAGTCGCGGGCGGGCGACTACGCGGCGGTCATCGTGGCGTTCGGGGCGGCGAACGGCGACGGCGTCGCCCGCGTTCCCGCGATGGGAACCGACGCGGCTCCGGAGGCGTTCGGCGCGGGAGCGCCGGTAGAGGCGACGATCCGTCGGCTCTACACCCAGGAGGGTGTCACCCGGTACGGGTTCAAGGTCCGGCCGGTCTCGGAGTGA
- a CDS encoding ornithine cyclodeaminase family protein: protein MADPLFLSSDDVTGLLTPGEYVEAVRDGYRQRGEGAPAAPRQTFLRSDPGGMFTSYAALLPDSGAMGGYMYSAGFGAGDAWFMAPLFDAESGEPLALVDGASMNPFKTGAAGAVGVDALAPEDATTLSIIGSGPQARGQLHATATVRDFEDVRVYSPTPESRTAFAEEFDAALEASVSAVDSSAAALEGADVVITATTASDPVFDGESLEPGTHVTAMGQYHPKKRELDATTIERATYVPDLRERVTQDAGSFIAALEAGAIDEDHVHAELGEVVAGEAPGRTSDEEITVFDSGGTGIETAAAAHRLYERALEEGLGTELPFAPASEALTGKLP, encoded by the coding sequence ATGGCCGATCCGCTGTTCCTGTCAAGCGACGACGTTACCGGACTCCTGACCCCCGGCGAGTACGTCGAGGCCGTCAGAGACGGCTACCGCCAGCGCGGCGAGGGTGCTCCGGCGGCGCCGCGACAGACGTTCCTCCGCTCTGACCCCGGCGGCATGTTCACGAGTTACGCCGCGCTCCTCCCCGACTCCGGGGCGATGGGCGGCTACATGTACTCCGCTGGGTTCGGTGCCGGCGACGCCTGGTTCATGGCGCCGCTTTTCGACGCCGAGAGCGGCGAACCGCTCGCGCTCGTCGACGGCGCCAGCATGAACCCGTTCAAGACCGGCGCCGCCGGCGCCGTGGGCGTCGACGCCCTCGCCCCCGAGGACGCCACGACGCTTTCGATCATCGGTAGCGGTCCACAGGCCCGCGGTCAACTCCACGCGACGGCGACCGTCCGCGACTTCGAGGACGTCCGCGTCTACTCGCCGACCCCCGAGAGCCGGACGGCGTTCGCCGAGGAGTTCGACGCGGCACTCGAGGCCTCGGTCTCGGCCGTCGACTCGAGCGCGGCGGCACTCGAGGGGGCGGACGTCGTGATCACCGCGACCACCGCGTCGGACCCCGTCTTCGACGGCGAGAGCCTCGAACCCGGCACGCACGTCACGGCGATGGGTCAGTACCACCCGAAAAAACGCGAACTCGACGCGACGACCATCGAGCGAGCGACGTACGTCCCCGACCTGCGCGAGCGCGTGACTCAGGACGCCGGCTCGTTCATCGCGGCGCTCGAGGCCGGCGCGATCGACGAGGACCACGTCCACGCCGAACTCGGCGAGGTCGTCGCCGGTGAGGCGCCGGGGCGGACGAGTGACGAGGAGATCACCGTCTTCGACAGCGGCGGCACCGGGATCGAGACCGCCGCCGCCGCCCACCGGCTGTACGAGCGCGCGCTCGAGGAGGGCCTCGGAACCGAGCTCCCGTTCGCGCCGGCGAGCGAGGCGCTGACCGGAAAACTGCCGTAG